The sequence AACGCCCCAGCCAGAGTCAGGGCCAGCAACGGCAGCACAACCGCTCCTGCAAGACGTCTGCAAATCCCCGGCCTTGAACAGATACTCAAGGCTCCCAGGCGGCGTTCCCCGGAAGACGGGAGCAGTTGCTCCCGTAGCAAGTTGTCAGACGTCCTTTTATCGCTCAATGTCTTGCCTCGAAACGGCAGCAGCCCCCTAGGCTTTGCCGGTGAGAATGTTGTACTTCTCCAGCAATTCTTCCTGGCTCTCTACATGGTTGGGATCGAGCGGAATGCAGTCAACCGGGCAGACCTGCTGACACTGTGGCTCATCGAAGTGGCCGACGCATTCGGTGCACAGGTTCGGGTCGATCACGTAGATCTCCTCGCCCTGGGAAATGGCACCATTCGGGCATTCCGGCTCGCAGACGTCGCAGTTGATGCAGTCGTCGGTAATGATCAGGGCCATGATGGCTGTGACCTCGCAGGGTCAGCCGTGGAAGCGCTTCATCAGCGCCTCATGCACGACCGGGTGAACGAACTTGGTGACATCGCCGCCCAGCGCCGCAATCTCGCGTACCAGGGTCGACGAGATATAAGAATACTTCTCCGAAGGCGTCAGGAACAGGCTTTCCACCTCGGGGGCGAGCTGGCGGTTCATGTTGGCCAGCTGAAATTCGTATTCGAAGTCGGAAACCGCACGCAGGCCGCGCAGCAACACATTGGCGTTCACGTCCTTGACGAAATGTGCCAGCAGCGTGGAAAAGCCTACTACCTCGACGTTGGGCAGGTGCTTGAGCACTTCCTGGGCCAGCTCGACCCGCTGCTCCAGAGGAAAGGCCGGGTTCTTCTTGGTACTGGCCGCCACCGCTACCACCACCTTGTCGAACAGTTTCGAAGCCCGCTCAACCAGGTCGGTATGGCCTTTGGTGATCGGGTCGAAGGTACCGGGATAGAGGACGGTATTCATTACGACGAATCCTGCATCTGTGGGCTAGGGGGCAGATGGTAGCCCAACGCCGGGGGTTGAGTCATCACGCCCGTCATTGTGAGCGACGGTATGGCGCTTCCAGCGCCCTCCCGCCGTGGCCGTACCACCCCGTCATTGCGAGGGCCGTAGGCCCGTGGCAATCCAGGCAGGAGTGCGTGTGGCAAGGGCGTATGGATTGCCACGTCGGCGGATGGCCGCCCCCCGCTCCTCGCAATGACGGAGTGGGGGCGTGGTCGGGTTCAGGCCCGACTTAATTCACTGGCCAGGCCGGTGGCCAGTTTGGCGACGATGCCGTAGATCGACAGCTGCGGGTTGGCGCCAATGCTGGTGGGGAACAGCGAACCGTCCAGCACCGTGAGGTTCTCAAGCTGATGGTGGCGGCCCTGGCTGTTGACCACCGCCCGTTGCGGATCATCACCCATGGCGCAGCCTCCCATGACATGGGCACTGGCCAGGCGTACATCGTGGATGCGGTAGCTCAGACCTTCGACCTGCTGGCGGAAGTCGGCCATGGTGCGGCTGGCGCGGCCGTGGACGTGGACCGGGAACACCTCGCGGGCACCGGCGGCGAACTGGATTTCCGCCATGGCCAGATAGGCCCGGCGAGCCCCTTCCCACAGGTAATCGGTGAGCGGGTAGTCGAGTACCGGGGTGGCGTCGTCGCGCAGCACGACGCTGCCGCCGGGGCTGGCATCGTCGAAACCGTCACGCAACAGGGCCAGCATGATATTGCTGTGAGCCAGCTGGCGCATGCGCTGGAAGTTCTCCTGGCCGTGACTGCCGAGCAGCGCCGAGGTGATGCTGGGGTACATGGGCGGCACTTCCAGCTTGAAACCCATGGGCCCGAGAGCACCCTGCTGCCACTGGAAGTGATCCGAGTAGATCGACTGCGGCGCACCGTAGAAGCCGTTGATCGGCTGATCGAACTGAGCCAGGGTGAAGTTGACCGGGTGCAGAAAGGTCCGCTTGCCCAGACGCTGATGCGGGTCCGGAGCCTTGGAGCGCAGCAGCAGCGCCGGACTGTTGATACCACCGCCAGCCAGCACCACATGGCGGGCGCGCAGACGCAATCGTGGGCCATCGGCCAGAGTCTGGAGCTGGTTCATGGCCCGGCATTCAACTTCACTGATCTGATCGCCGTTGAACTGCAGACGTTCGGCCCGGGCTCGGTAGATCAATACTGCGCCACGCTCCAGCGCCGCCGGCAGGGTGGTCACCAGCATCGACTGCTTGGCGTTGACCGGGCAGCCGGTGCCGCAATAGCCGAGGTTCCAGCAACCGCGCACGTTGCGCGGGATCACTGCCCAGTGCCAGTCGAGCGCCTCGCAGCCACGCCGGATCACGTCGTTGTTGGCATTGGGCGGCACCGCCCAGGGGCTGATGCCCAGGCGTTCTTCCATTTGGGCGAACCAGGGCGCCAGGCTGGCACTGTCCAGACCGGACACCGCATGCGCCTCGGCCCAGTGCTGGAGCGTTGGTTCTGGCGTGCGGAAGCTGCTGGTCCAGTTGACGGTGGTGGTGCCGCCAACGGCCCGGCCCTGGAGAATACCGATGCCGCCGTCGCGGGTGGCCCTGGCCGAGCCTTCCTGGTACAGCTCGGCATAGGCCTTGGCCTCGTCGTTCTTGAAGTCGCTGGAGGTCTTGAGGGCGCCTTCCTCGAGCACAATCACCTTGAGCCCGGCTTCGGCCATAATCTGCGCACTGGTGCCGCCGCCGGCACCGCTGCCAATGATGATGACATCGGCTTCGAAGACGCTGTTATCCGGCTGGAGACTGGCGTCGATGACCTGCCAGCCGCGCTCAATGCCCTGGCGGAAAATATCAGGTACGGACATAAATCACCTCGTGTGAACGGCTCAAATCTGCGGTGGGCCGGGGTAGCCGGTGGTTTCCCAGGACAGGGGCAGGGCGTACCAGGCCATCAGCAACAACTGGCTGAGAGCCTTGTAGCCCTGGCGCAGCATCTCCAGGCGGCTGTCGCGCCAGCGCTGCAAGAAGGCTTCCAGGCGCTCTGGCGAGGCTTGCTCCCAACTGCCCCAGATGCCGGTCAGCGGACCGCGAGTCAACGGCAGGCTGAGCAGGCCGAGCAGGTCGTGAACATCCTTTTGGATCGCCGCCGAGGTATGCGCCAGGCTGATATCCAGCTGGCGCAGGGTGGCAGTGATGGCCTGCGGCTGATTGGTCAGCGCAGGATGGTTACCGACCAGTGCTGGCAGCAGGGCCGCCAGCACGGGCAGGTCGCTGTCGCGCAGCACATCAAAGTCGCTACTCGGGCGGCTGGATGAGCAGCCGCTCAGGGTCGCGGTCAGGCCGACGGTGGTCAGCGCCAGACTGGCGCCGGCACCGATCTTGAGCAGTTCCCGGCGGCTGAGCCGGGTTTGGGTGAGAGATGTCATGAACCACCTCGTTGTTATGATTATTGTTGTGGGCAGTGATCAGCGAATAAATAAACGATAGATCAACTGCAACAGCTTGCCGCCGTAGGGCGGATAGATTGGCCGGGCGCCGTTGAAGCGCTGCTTGATATAGACCCCCTTGGCCTTACTGAAGGTCAGAAAACCCTCATGACCGTGGTAGTGACCCATACCCGACGGGCCAACGCCGCCAAAGGGCATGTCATCCTGGGCGACATGCAGGATGGTGTCGTTGATGCACATGCCGCCGGCATGGCTGTGCTGCATCACATGCTGCTGCTCGGCCCGGTCGTAACCGAAGTAATACAGCGCCAACGGCCGGGGCCGCTCGGCGATATAGGTCAGCGCCTGCTCCAGTGAGTCATAGGGCAGGATCGGCAGCAGCGGGCCGAAGATTTCTTCCTGCATCACCCGCATTTCATCGCTGACATCCAGCAGCAGGGTGGGTGCCAGGATCCGGGTGTCGTCCAGATTTTCGCCTGCCGGGTTGATGCTGATGACCCGCGCACCCTTGCTCAGGGCGTCATCCAGATAACCGCTCAGGCGCTGATGCTGGCGGGCATTGATGATCTGGGTGTAGTCGGGGTTGTTGCGCAGGCTGGGGTACATGTGGGTGAGACGCTGCTGCAGCGCCTCGACCAGGGCGTCCACCCGCTCGCGCGGGCACAGCACATAGTCTGGTGCCACACAGGTTTGCCCGGCATTCAGACCCTTGCCGAAGGCGATCCGCTCGGCGGCATCCTGCAGTGGCACATCGGCGCTGACGATGGCCGGTGACTTGCCGCCCAGCTCCAGCGTTACCGGGGTCAGGTTGTCGGCTGCCGCGCGCATGACGTGACGGCCGATGCCGGTGCCGCCGGTGAACAGCAGGTGATCGAAAGGCAGCTTGGAGAAGGCCATGCCGACCTCGGCTTCACCGGTCACCACGGCTACCTCGCTGTCATCGAACAGCTCGGCCAGCAGTGTGCGCAGGGCCTCGGCGGTGGCCGGGGTCGACTCGCTCATCTTGATCATCACCCGGTTGCCGGCGGCCAGTGCGCCAACCAGCGGGCCGATGGCCAGATACAGCGGATAGTTCCAGGGCACGATGATGCCGACCACGCCCAGCGGCTGGTAAATCACCCGTGCCTTGCCGGGCTGAAAGGCAAGGCCAACCTTGCGCCGCGAAGGGCGCATCCAGCGGCGGATGCGCTTGCTGGCGTAGTGGATGCCTTCGAGTGAGGGCATCAGCTCGGCCAGCCGGGTTTCATCGGCGCTGCGGCGGCCAAAGTCATCGCTGATGGCCTGGATCAGGGTTTGCTGATGACGCACCAGCGCGGCTCTGAGCTTGCTCAGTGCCTGGATGCGCTGTTCGGCGCTGGGCATGGGGGCGGCGAGGAAGGCCGCGCGCTGACGCTCGAACAACTGGTGCAGGTGTTCAATGGTGCGTTGTTGATCCTGCAGATAAGCGATATCCGCTACCATGTGGCCTCCGTAGGGCAGCCGTATGCCGGGTGGCAATCGGCTTTTTATCGTGATGGCTGCCATTTTTAGAGTAATTGCTCTAAAGTGTCAAATGCTCCAGACAGGAAACCGACCAAGCGCATGAAAACCCGTGAGCGAATTCTTCAGGCCAGCCTGCAACTGTTCAACGAACAGGGGGAGCGGGCCGTGACTACTAACCATATCGCTGCCCACCTGGGTATCTCGCCAGGCAACCTGTACTACCACTTCCGCAACAAGCAGCAGATCGTCACCGAGCTATTTGGTCGCTATGAGGCTCAGGTGGATGATTATCTGCGGGTGCCGGAGGGGCGGGCGCTGAGCCTGGAGGACAAGGCCCACTACCTGGAATCGATTTTTCGCGGGTTGTGGGATTACCGCTTTTTTCTGCGCGATCAGGAGCATTTGCTCAGCGCCGACCCGGACCTGGCCGAGCGCTATCGGCAGTTCTCACGCCGCTGCGTGAACAGTGGCCGGGCGATTTATCAGGGCCTGGCCGAGGCCGGGATTCTCGATGCCGAGCGGACCGATCCCGAGGTGTTGGCGATCAATAGCTGGCTGCTGATGACTAGCTGGATCAGCTTTGTTTACACCTCGGTGCTGGATGCGGATCAATCGGAATTGACCCCGGCACTATTGCGGCGCGGGGTGTATCAGGTGCTGGCCCAGGAGTTGGGGCTGCTGACCGAGCAGGCCCGCCCGGCCGTGCAGGCCATGCTGGCGGAGTATTACGCGCCGCTGGGCCATTGAGCGGGTTGCCTCAGCCGAGCTGCTGCGCCAGCCACTCTGGCAGGCGCCGCTCCAGATAATAGCCCGGCCGCCACGGCGGCCCTTCGATGAAGCCGACATGCCCGCCGCGCGGGTGCAGTTCCATCCGGGTGCTGGCCGACAGCTCGGCCAGTTCAGGCACGCTGTGGGGGTAAACGAAGGGATCGTTCAGCGCCTGTACGATCAGGGTCGGTACCTGAATGCCGGCAAGAAAGAATCGGCTGCTGCAACGCTGGTAATAATCGGCGGCGCTGGCGAAACCGTGCAGCGGGGCAGTAACCCGGTCATCGAAATCCCACAGGCTGTCCATGCCCTCCAGGGTGCCGAGCGCATCCAGTCGGGCCTGTTCGGCCGACAGGCTGTGATGCGCGAACAGGCGCCGCTTGTTGGCGACATAGGCCAGCAGATCGCGCAGAAAACGCGCCTGGTAGACCCGCGAAAACCCTTCGCCGATGCGGTCGGCGCACTGATCCAGGCGAAACGGAACCGAGACCGCCGCCGCAGCCTGCAACGGGCAGTCTGCCCCGCACTCACCCAGATACTTGAGCAGCACGTTGCCACCCAGAGAGTAGCCAACGGCGGCCAGGTCGTGCTGTGGCAGTTGCTGGCGCAGGTGCCCGACCACCTCGGCCAGATCGTCACTGGCCCCGGAGTGATAGCTTCTGGCCCGTTGATTGGGCTCACCTGAGCAGCCCCGCCAGTTGACCGCCACCGAACGCCAGCCGCGTGCCGCCAGAGCCTGCTGTTGGCCGAGAATGTAGGGCGACTCGGCACTGCCGGTCAGGCCGTGCAGCAGGATGATGCATGGGCCTGTGGTGGATTCGGGGCCGTACCAGTCCAGATCGAGAAAATCGCCGTCACTCAGGGCCAGGCGCTGGCGTTGGCGCGGCAGTTGAGGCCGGCGCCGCAGCAAGGGGCTGAACAGGGTTTGCAGGTGCCCGCCTGGTAACCAGCGGGCCGGACGAAAGCCGTTCATGACCCGGTCACGCCTGGCGTTGCCAGAGACTGTAGTAGACCTGGCCGGCGCGCTTTTCCCGGTGCAGCTGCCAGGAGGTGGGCAGCTCGAGCTGACTCGGCGGGGCTTCGCTTTCGATATAGATCCAGGCCCGTTTGCTCAGCCAGCCATTGGCTTCCAGCGCCTGACAGGTTGCGGGCAGCAGGTTCTGATGAAACGGCGGATCGAGAAACACCAGGTCGAAGGTTTCGCTGGCATTCTGGCCGAGCAGCGCCAGAGCATCCTGCTGACGCACTTCACCGCGGGTACAGTCGAGGCTGGCCAAGTGGCCGCGCAGGGTAGTGACCACCTCATGGCTCTGATCGCAGGCCAGCGCCCGCGCCGCCCCGCGTGACAGGGCTTCCAGAGTCAGGGCACCGCTGCCGGTGAACAGGTCCAGGCAACGGGCCCCTTCGGTATAGCCGCTGAGCCAGTTGAACAGGGTTTCGCGAACCCGGTCAGGGGTCGGGCGCAGGCCGGGTTGTTCGCTGAAGCCGAAACGCCGGCTACGCCACTGGCCAGCGATGATCCGCAGCTGCTGACTGCCGGCTTTGGCCTTGCTCTTGCTCATGCATCGGGCTCCTGCTCGGCGGTTTCGGTCTGGGTTTCGGTATGAGCTTCGTTGTGGGTCGGGCCGACAGTCACCACCAGCCGGTTTTCCGGGTCGAAATGACGGGCGAAGGCGGCGCGCACGTCTTCCACGCTCAAGGCCTGAACCCGCTCAAGAAACAGTTGCAGGTGATTGAGCGGCAGGTCGTAGAAACCGAGCATGCCCAACTGCCCGACAATCGCGGCATTGCTGGCCGTGGACAGGGCGAACTCGCCCATGATCTGGCGCTTGGTGCGTTGCAGCTCGGCTTCGCTCGGGCCGATTTCGATGAACTGATCAAGGCTGTCATGGATCACTTCCAGCGCCAGTTCGACCTGATCGGCGCGGGTCTGCATGCTGATCATGAACGGCCCCTTGGCCTGCATCGGCACCAGGCTGCTGCTGACCGAGTAGGACAGCCCGCGGGTTTCGCGGATCTGCTCCATCAGCCGTGAGCCGAAGCCCGAGCCACCGAGGATCTGGTTGCCGACGTAGAGCGCGGCATAGTCCGGGTCGTTGCGGCTGATGCCGTGCTGGCCGAGCAGGATGTGGGTCTGCTGGGAGTCGAAGTCGATATGCCGGTGGCCGGGCTCGATCGGGAACGGATCGGCGATCGGGCTGGCGGCGCGGCCCTGGGGCAGGGCCTCGGCAATCCGTCGGGCGATGCGTTCGGCCTGCTCGCGGTCGATGGCACCCACCAGGGCAATCACCGCATTGCCGGCGCTGTAGTAGCGCTGGTGAAATTCACGCAATTGCTCGCGGTCGATCTGCACCAGACTCTCGGCCTGGCCCTGGGGCAGAGTGCCGTAGGGGTGAGCCGGGTAGAGGTCGGTCCAGAAGGCCTCGCTGGCCAGGGCCGAGGGACGCTGCAAGCGGAAGCGCAGGCCGGCCAGCATCTGGTCGCGCAGCCGCTCCAACGCCTCTTCCGGAAAGCTCGGGCGGGCCACCACGGCAGTGAACAGTTCCAGCGCCGGGGTCAGCTTGTCTTCGGCAGTCAGGCTGCGCAGGCCGGCAATCGCCATGTCGCGATGGGCGCTGTTCTCGAATTCGGCACCCAGTTGCTCGAAACCGGCGGCGATGCTGCCGGCGTCCCGCTCGCCAGTGCCCTCGTTAAGCATGGCGTTGGTCAGGGTCGCCAGTCCGGGCAGATGCTCATCGCGGCTGGCGCCGGCGGCGAAGGTCAGGCGCACATCGAGCATAGGCAGCTCGTCAGCCCGCATGAAATAGACCCGTGCGCCCTGAACGGTGGTCCAGTGCTGCAGGTCAAGCTGGCGGCGGGCCGGAGCCTGATCCAGATCGACCTCGGCCAGCGAACGCAGCTTGGGCAGGGGCTCCTCGTCAATGCTGCTGGGCGCCTCGGTCAGTTCGGGGGTACTGGGCTGGGCCGGCGCTTCGGGTTCGCTGATGCTGCGTTCCAGGCTGGGGCGCAGGGCCAGCGCCAATACCAGCAGCAGGGCCGCCAGGGTTACCAGCCAGCGCAGGGGGGATTGGAACCGGGCCATCAGCGCACCTCCTCGGGGTTGTTCGGCAGCACATGGGCGCGGGTCAGGCGCTCGCGGACCAGATAGCGGCGCGCCACCGCACTGATCTGCTCGGGGCTGACCGCTTCAAGGGCGGCGATATCTTCATCGACCAGCCGCCAGGACAGGCCAACGCTTTCTAACTGGCCGATCTGGCTGGCCTGCTGGCTGATGCTGTCCTGACCGTAGACCAGACCAGCGATGGTCTGGGCCTTGACCCGGTTCAGCTCTTCGGTGCTCGGTGGTTCCAGCTTGAGCGCTTCGATTTCCTGCCACAGGCGCTGTTCCAGTTGCTCCAGATCGACGCCGCGGGACTGATTGGGAATGCCGCTGAGCAAAAACAGGCTGTCGCCGCGGCTGAACCCGTCGTAGCTGGCCGAGGCTGAGGTGGCGATGGCCTCGCCGCGCTCCAGGCGGCTGGCCAGCCGGGCGCTGTAACCGCCGTCGAGTACCCCGCGCAGCAGCCGCAGGGCGTAGATTTCCCAGGGCTGCTCGGTGGTATTCAGGCTCGGCACGTTGAAACCCATCAACAGGCTGGGCAGTTGCACGTTGAGGTTCAGGGTGAGCTGGCGCTCAGCACCGCCAGGCAGCTCCAGCGGCAGCTTCTGCGGCGGTACCGGGCCGGCCGGAATCGGCCCGAAGTGCTGCTGAACCAGGGCCCGGATCTCGGCCAGACGCACATCACCGACGATCACCAGAATGGCGTTGCCGGGCTGGTAGTGGGTCTGGTACCAGGCGCGCAGATCATCGACGGTCAGCCGCTCGATATCGTGCATCCAGCCGATCACCGGCTGACCATAGGGGCTGGCCATGTAGGCCTGACGCAGAAAGCGTTCAAAGGCCAGGCCGTTGGGGTTGTCATCGACCCGCAGCCGGCGCTCTTCCTTGATCACCTCCATCTCACGCTCGAACTCGTCCTCGGGCAGGCTCAGGCGGTGCATGCGTTCGGCTTCCATCTCCAGGGCAATCGCCAACTGATCGCGGCTGAGGATCTGGTAGTAGCCGGTGTAGTCGCGGCTGGTAAAGGCGTTTTCCTGGGCGCCTAGGCTGCTCAGCAGGCGCGAGGCCTGGCCCGGTGCCAGATTGTCGGTGCCCTTGAACATCATGTGTTCCAGTGCATGGGAAATACCGGTCAGGCCCGGCGGCTCATGGCTGCTGCCAACCCGGTACCAGAGCTGGGAGACCACCACCGGAGCGCGATGATCTTCGCGAACAATGACCTTCAGGCCGTTGTCGAGGGTGAATTCATGGGTCGGCTGACGTGGCTGGCTATCCTGCGCCCAGGCGCCCAGGCTAAACACCAGGACCAGCGTCAAGGCAATACTTTGTCGAAGCATGATCATTCCCGTTCAGACTAGGGTCATACCGCCGTAGGCGGAACTGGGGTAGGATAACCCGATTCTTTCATTACGCCCTTATGTAGCGGTTTATCCGCTGCCTGACTCAGATAGTGATCATTCATGTTTGGTTCCAAAGACAAGCCCGAACACCCCAAGCGCGACGAGCAGGACAAACCCAAGAAAGGCCTGTTCGGCTGGATGCGCGGCAAGGACGACGCCCGACCCGATGAAGCCGCGCCTGTCGAACCCGCCGAGCCTGCTGCACCGGCCTCGGCCGATGAAAAGGCCCGCCAGGTAGCCGCCGAACTGTTTTCCGGCCTGGGGCAGGGCGAGCCGCCCGCCGCCAGTGAAGCCCCAAGCCCCGAGCCTGAACCCAAGGGCTTCTTCGCCCGGATGAAGGCGGGGCTGGCCAAGACCAGCGTCAATCTTGGCGAAGGCATGGCCAACCTGTTTCTGGGCGAGAAGGAAATCGACGACGACCTGCTCGAAGAAATGGAAACCCGCCTGCTGATGGCCGACGTGGGTATCGAAGCCACCACCCTGATCATGGAGTCGCTCCAGGGTCGGGTACGGCGCCGCGAGCTGTCGGACCGCAAGGCCCTGTATCGCGCCCTGCAGGACGAACTGGAAAGCCTGCTGGCGCATGTCGCCAAACCGCTGGAAGTCGACACCGCCAAGCAGCCCTACGTGATTCTGGTGGTCGGGGTGAACGGGGTCGGCAAAACCACCACCATCGGCAAGCTGGCCAAACGGCTCCAGGGTGAAGGCAAGCAGGTGATGCTGGCCGCTGGTGACACCTTCCGCGCCGCTGCCGTCGAGCAGTTGCAGGTCTGGGGCGAGCGCAACCAGATTCCGGTCGTGGCCCAGCATACCGGGGCTGACTCGGCGTCGGTGGTATTCGACGGCCTGCAGGCCGCCAAGGCCCGTGGCATGGACGTACTGATTGCCGACACCGCCGGCCGGCTGCACAACAAGGACAACCTCATGGATGAGCTGAAGAAGGTTAAGCGGGTGATGGCCAAGCTGGATGCCGAGGCCCCGCACGAGGTGCTGCTGGTGCTCGATGCCGGCACCGGCCAGAACGCCATCAGCCAGACCAAGCTGTTCAATGAAGCGGTCGATTTGACCGGTCTGGTGCTGACCAAGCTTGACGGCACCGCCAAGGGCGGGGTGATCTTTGCCCTGGCCAAGCAGTTCGGCCTGCCGATCCGCTATATCGGCGTGGGTGAACAGATCGACGACCTACGGCCCTTTACCGCGCCGGAGTTCGTCAAGGCCCTGTTTGGACGCGACTGATCGATGATCCGCTTCGAGCAGGTCAGCAAACGTTACCCCAACGGTCATCAGGGGCTGGACAACCTCAGCTTTCATATCCGCGCTGGGGAAATGGTCTTCA is a genomic window of Halopseudomonas phragmitis containing:
- the ftsY gene encoding signal recognition particle-docking protein FtsY, which codes for MFGSKDKPEHPKRDEQDKPKKGLFGWMRGKDDARPDEAAPVEPAEPAAPASADEKARQVAAELFSGLGQGEPPAASEAPSPEPEPKGFFARMKAGLAKTSVNLGEGMANLFLGEKEIDDDLLEEMETRLLMADVGIEATTLIMESLQGRVRRRELSDRKALYRALQDELESLLAHVAKPLEVDTAKQPYVILVVGVNGVGKTTTIGKLAKRLQGEGKQVMLAAGDTFRAAAVEQLQVWGERNQIPVVAQHTGADSASVVFDGLQAAKARGMDVLIADTAGRLHNKDNLMDELKKVKRVMAKLDAEAPHEVLLVLDAGTGQNAISQTKLFNEAVDLTGLVLTKLDGTAKGGVIFALAKQFGLPIRYIGVGEQIDDLRPFTAPEFVKALFGRD
- a CDS encoding M16 family metallopeptidase — protein: MARFQSPLRWLVTLAALLLVLALALRPSLERSISEPEAPAQPSTPELTEAPSSIDEEPLPKLRSLAEVDLDQAPARRQLDLQHWTTVQGARVYFMRADELPMLDVRLTFAAGASRDEHLPGLATLTNAMLNEGTGERDAGSIAAGFEQLGAEFENSAHRDMAIAGLRSLTAEDKLTPALELFTAVVARPSFPEEALERLRDQMLAGLRFRLQRPSALASEAFWTDLYPAHPYGTLPQGQAESLVQIDREQLREFHQRYYSAGNAVIALVGAIDREQAERIARRIAEALPQGRAASPIADPFPIEPGHRHIDFDSQQTHILLGQHGISRNDPDYAALYVGNQILGGSGFGSRLMEQIRETRGLSYSVSSSLVPMQAKGPFMISMQTRADQVELALEVIHDSLDQFIEIGPSEAELQRTKRQIMGEFALSTASNAAIVGQLGMLGFYDLPLNHLQLFLERVQALSVEDVRAAFARHFDPENRLVVTVGPTHNEAHTETQTETAEQEPDA
- a CDS encoding hydrolase, yielding MNGFRPARWLPGGHLQTLFSPLLRRRPQLPRQRQRLALSDGDFLDLDWYGPESTTGPCIILLHGLTGSAESPYILGQQQALAARGWRSVAVNWRGCSGEPNQRARSYHSGASDDLAEVVGHLRQQLPQHDLAAVGYSLGGNVLLKYLGECGADCPLQAAAAVSVPFRLDQCADRIGEGFSRVYQARFLRDLLAYVANKRRLFAHHSLSAEQARLDALGTLEGMDSLWDFDDRVTAPLHGFASAADYYQRCSSRFFLAGIQVPTLIVQALNDPFVYPHSVPELAELSASTRMELHPRGGHVGFIEGPPWRPGYYLERRLPEWLAQQLG
- a CDS encoding YfhL family 4Fe-4S dicluster ferredoxin, yielding MALIITDDCINCDVCEPECPNGAISQGEEIYVIDPNLCTECVGHFDEPQCQQVCPVDCIPLDPNHVESQEELLEKYNILTGKA
- the coaD gene encoding pantetheine-phosphate adenylyltransferase, encoding MNTVLYPGTFDPITKGHTDLVERASKLFDKVVVAVAASTKKNPAFPLEQRVELAQEVLKHLPNVEVVGFSTLLAHFVKDVNANVLLRGLRAVSDFEYEFQLANMNRQLAPEVESLFLTPSEKYSYISSTLVREIAALGGDVTKFVHPVVHEALMKRFHG
- a CDS encoding twin-arginine translocation pathway signal protein, with amino-acid sequence MTSLTQTRLSRRELLKIGAGASLALTTVGLTATLSGCSSSRPSSDFDVLRDSDLPVLAALLPALVGNHPALTNQPQAITATLRQLDISLAHTSAAIQKDVHDLLGLLSLPLTRGPLTGIWGSWEQASPERLEAFLQRWRDSRLEMLRQGYKALSQLLLMAWYALPLSWETTGYPGPPQI
- a CDS encoding GMC family oxidoreductase gives rise to the protein MSVPDIFRQGIERGWQVIDASLQPDNSVFEADVIIIGSGAGGGTSAQIMAEAGLKVIVLEEGALKTSSDFKNDEAKAYAELYQEGSARATRDGGIGILQGRAVGGTTTVNWTSSFRTPEPTLQHWAEAHAVSGLDSASLAPWFAQMEERLGISPWAVPPNANNDVIRRGCEALDWHWAVIPRNVRGCWNLGYCGTGCPVNAKQSMLVTTLPAALERGAVLIYRARAERLQFNGDQISEVECRAMNQLQTLADGPRLRLRARHVVLAGGGINSPALLLRSKAPDPHQRLGKRTFLHPVNFTLAQFDQPINGFYGAPQSIYSDHFQWQQGALGPMGFKLEVPPMYPSITSALLGSHGQENFQRMRQLAHSNIMLALLRDGFDDASPGGSVVLRDDATPVLDYPLTDYLWEGARRAYLAMAEIQFAAGAREVFPVHVHGRASRTMADFRQQVEGLSYRIHDVRLASAHVMGGCAMGDDPQRAVVNSQGRHHQLENLTVLDGSLFPTSIGANPQLSIYGIVAKLATGLASELSRA
- the rsmD gene encoding 16S rRNA (guanine(966)-N(2))-methyltransferase RsmD, translated to MSKSKAKAGSQQLRIIAGQWRSRRFGFSEQPGLRPTPDRVRETLFNWLSGYTEGARCLDLFTGSGALTLEALSRGAARALACDQSHEVVTTLRGHLASLDCTRGEVRQQDALALLGQNASETFDLVFLDPPFHQNLLPATCQALEANGWLSKRAWIYIESEAPPSQLELPTSWQLHREKRAGQVYYSLWQRQA
- a CDS encoding coniferyl aldehyde dehydrogenase — encoded protein: MVADIAYLQDQQRTIEHLHQLFERQRAAFLAAPMPSAEQRIQALSKLRAALVRHQQTLIQAISDDFGRRSADETRLAELMPSLEGIHYASKRIRRWMRPSRRKVGLAFQPGKARVIYQPLGVVGIIVPWNYPLYLAIGPLVGALAAGNRVMIKMSESTPATAEALRTLLAELFDDSEVAVVTGEAEVGMAFSKLPFDHLLFTGGTGIGRHVMRAAADNLTPVTLELGGKSPAIVSADVPLQDAAERIAFGKGLNAGQTCVAPDYVLCPRERVDALVEALQQRLTHMYPSLRNNPDYTQIINARQHQRLSGYLDDALSKGARVISINPAGENLDDTRILAPTLLLDVSDEMRVMQEEIFGPLLPILPYDSLEQALTYIAERPRPLALYYFGYDRAEQQHVMQHSHAGGMCINDTILHVAQDDMPFGGVGPSGMGHYHGHEGFLTFSKAKGVYIKQRFNGARPIYPPYGGKLLQLIYRLFIR
- a CDS encoding TetR/AcrR family transcriptional regulator, giving the protein MKTRERILQASLQLFNEQGERAVTTNHIAAHLGISPGNLYYHFRNKQQIVTELFGRYEAQVDDYLRVPEGRALSLEDKAHYLESIFRGLWDYRFFLRDQEHLLSADPDLAERYRQFSRRCVNSGRAIYQGLAEAGILDAERTDPEVLAINSWLLMTSWISFVYTSVLDADQSELTPALLRRGVYQVLAQELGLLTEQARPAVQAMLAEYYAPLGH
- a CDS encoding M16 family metallopeptidase, which gives rise to MIMLRQSIALTLVLVFSLGAWAQDSQPRQPTHEFTLDNGLKVIVREDHRAPVVVSQLWYRVGSSHEPPGLTGISHALEHMMFKGTDNLAPGQASRLLSSLGAQENAFTSRDYTGYYQILSRDQLAIALEMEAERMHRLSLPEDEFEREMEVIKEERRLRVDDNPNGLAFERFLRQAYMASPYGQPVIGWMHDIERLTVDDLRAWYQTHYQPGNAILVIVGDVRLAEIRALVQQHFGPIPAGPVPPQKLPLELPGGAERQLTLNLNVQLPSLLMGFNVPSLNTTEQPWEIYALRLLRGVLDGGYSARLASRLERGEAIATSASASYDGFSRGDSLFLLSGIPNQSRGVDLEQLEQRLWQEIEALKLEPPSTEELNRVKAQTIAGLVYGQDSISQQASQIGQLESVGLSWRLVDEDIAALEAVSPEQISAVARRYLVRERLTRAHVLPNNPEEVR